From the Desulfomonilia bacterium genome, one window contains:
- a CDS encoding Gfo/Idh/MocA family oxidoreductase encodes MRKTRIGFIGAGFISHYHARGLKTIDGVELVSVCALPLDNAKTFAGTYGIKDTTDDAMKLIKRNDIDAVIIATPNRFHAPFTLECLKNGKDVFVEKPLAMNSTEAEEVAKVSRRTKKLVMVGHMWRFDLEVNYIRDIVLSGRIGKVFKTKGYGIHVNWGPAGWFTEKKLAGGGALADMGVHAIDTVRYILGDPKPAQVYARIGTYMGDYDVDDSGILVITWDNGVTSIIESGWWQPHMDGPEAGTRLYGSEGYASLFPTELKLRNGFLFGEFKPELPQKMEHCDQSIYTTQMTHFIDCIKNRKTPFPGLAEGMTVMNIVDAGYKSSATGKAVDL; translated from the coding sequence ATGAGGAAAACGAGAATAGGCTTTATCGGAGCAGGTTTTATTTCTCACTATCACGCACGGGGGCTTAAAACCATTGACGGTGTTGAGCTTGTCTCGGTCTGTGCGTTGCCTCTTGATAATGCAAAGACATTTGCCGGCACATACGGAATTAAGGACACCACCGATGACGCAATGAAGCTGATAAAACGCAATGACATCGATGCTGTCATCATAGCGACTCCTAACAGGTTCCATGCACCTTTCACTCTCGAATGCCTGAAAAACGGCAAGGATGTATTCGTCGAGAAGCCTCTGGCAATGAACTCAACAGAGGCCGAGGAAGTGGCCAAAGTCTCCAGAAGGACAAAAAAGCTTGTAATGGTCGGCCACATGTGGCGATTCGACCTTGAGGTCAATTATATAAGGGACATCGTGCTGTCCGGCAGAATAGGAAAAGTCTTCAAGACAAAAGGTTATGGCATCCATGTCAACTGGGGGCCTGCAGGATGGTTCACCGAGAAAAAGCTCGCAGGCGGAGGGGCGCTTGCAGACATGGGCGTTCATGCAATCGACACGGTAAGATATATCCTCGGCGATCCTAAACCCGCTCAGGTTTATGCAAGGATCGGAACTTATATGGGAGATTACGACGTGGACGACTCCGGCATACTGGTCATCACATGGGATAACGGCGTAACTTCCATAATCGAAAGCGGGTGGTGGCAGCCTCACATGGACGGGCCCGAGGCAGGGACAAGGCTTTACGGCAGCGAAGGCTATGCAAGCCTTTTCCCCACGGAATTAAAACTCAGAAACGGTTTTCTGTTCGGCGAATTCAAGCCCGAACTTCCTCAGAAGATGGAACATTGCGATCAGAGCATTTACACGACACAGATGACCCATTTCATAGACTGCATAAAAAACAGAAAGACGCCTTTTCCAGGACTTGCTGAAGGCATGACCGTCATGAACATAGTTGACGCAGGCTACAAATCATCAGCAACAGGCAAGGCCGTAGACCTTTAA
- a CDS encoding DegT/DnrJ/EryC1/StrS family aminotransferase has protein sequence MAKLAVLGGTPVRNVNQNPWPGWPVWDDNEKQGLIEVLESGVWSYMGPKEREFIDAFAKFNNCKYALAIANGTVTLQLALEACDIGFGDEVIVPGLTWQATAAAVLDVNAVPILVDVEPDSWCIDPKAVEAAITPRTRAIMPVHLYGCMSDMDAILAIAKKHNLMVIEDCAHQHGSVWRGKSAGTLGDIGSFSMQLSKVMTAGEGGALTTNDDMLWAKLDALRNCGRRPEGTHTIDDKGSGTYTLEGDFIQSGNYRLTDFQAAVLICQLKRLPEQTRLRDENYKYLITLLKEIPGITAQKRDSRVDLQAYFNFGFTYDKEAFSGLSLEKFRWAMMGELGCVVDDCYQPLNNCTLYRPHTKKRYRINDEHFKAIDPSRFSLPVCEKLFYETAVTFHHKILMGKKADMDDIAYAIRKIQASADEYGAITLP, from the coding sequence ATGGCAAAACTTGCAGTTTTGGGTGGAACACCTGTTCGCAATGTAAATCAGAACCCATGGCCAGGCTGGCCCGTATGGGACGATAATGAAAAACAAGGTCTTATCGAAGTACTTGAAAGCGGTGTCTGGTCTTATATGGGGCCAAAAGAGAGAGAGTTCATAGATGCCTTTGCAAAATTCAACAACTGCAAATATGCCCTCGCCATAGCAAACGGAACCGTCACCCTCCAGCTGGCGCTGGAAGCATGCGATATCGGTTTCGGCGACGAAGTGATCGTTCCCGGCCTTACATGGCAGGCAACCGCCGCCGCCGTCCTTGACGTCAATGCAGTCCCCATACTCGTCGATGTCGAGCCTGATTCCTGGTGCATCGACCCCAAAGCAGTCGAAGCCGCAATAACACCCCGTACAAGGGCCATCATGCCGGTTCATCTCTATGGCTGCATGTCGGATATGGATGCAATCCTTGCAATAGCTAAAAAGCACAATCTGATGGTCATCGAAGACTGCGCACACCAGCACGGTTCCGTCTGGCGCGGTAAAAGCGCCGGGACATTGGGCGATATCGGCAGCTTCAGCATGCAGCTAAGCAAAGTCATGACAGCCGGTGAAGGCGGGGCGCTCACTACGAATGACGACATGCTCTGGGCGAAGCTCGATGCACTGCGCAACTGCGGCAGAAGGCCTGAAGGGACTCATACTATCGACGACAAGGGCTCAGGCACGTACACACTTGAAGGCGATTTCATACAGTCCGGCAATTACCGTTTGACCGATTTCCAGGCAGCAGTCCTGATATGTCAGCTCAAAAGACTTCCTGAACAGACAAGGCTTCGTGATGAAAACTACAAGTATCTCATTACGCTCCTTAAAGAAATTCCCGGCATAACTGCTCAGAAACGTGACAGCCGGGTCGATCTTCAGGCCTATTTCAACTTCGGCTTCACTTATGACAAGGAGGCTTTCAGCGGCCTGTCGCTCGAGAAGTTCCGGTGGGCCATGATGGGTGAACTGGGTTGCGTTGTGGATGACTGCTACCAGCCACTCAATAACTGCACGCTTTACAGACCACATACAAAGAAGCGCTACAGGATCAATGATGAACACTTTAAGGCCATCGACCCTTCAAGGTTCAGCCTTCCTGTCTGCGAGAAGCTTTTTTATGAAACGGCCGTGACCTTTCACCACAAAATACTCATGGGAAAAAAGGCGGATATGGACGATATCGCTTATGCCATCAGAAAAATCCAGGCCTCAGCAGACGAGTATGGCGCCATAACACTTCCTTAA